The following proteins are co-located in the Cupriavidus pauculus genome:
- a CDS encoding peroxiredoxin, with protein sequence MALRLGDIAPDFEQESSEGRIRFHEWLGDSWGVLFSHPADYTPVCTTELGLTAKLKEEFGKRNVKAIALSVDSVASHQGWIRDINETQSTTVNFPILADGDRKVSTLYDMIHPNANETLTVRSLFVIDPKKKVRLIITYPASTGRNFNEILRVIDSLQLTDHHSVATPGNWQDGDDVVIVPSLKDEEVIRQKFPKGYKAVRPYLRLTPQPNK encoded by the coding sequence ATGGCACTGCGTCTTGGCGATATCGCACCGGACTTCGAGCAAGAATCGAGCGAGGGTCGCATCCGCTTCCACGAATGGCTTGGCGATAGCTGGGGCGTGCTGTTCTCCCACCCCGCCGACTACACGCCGGTCTGCACCACCGAACTGGGCCTGACCGCCAAGCTGAAGGAAGAGTTCGGCAAGCGCAACGTCAAGGCGATCGCCCTGTCCGTGGACAGCGTGGCGTCGCACCAGGGCTGGATCCGCGACATCAACGAGACCCAGTCCACCACGGTCAATTTCCCGATCCTGGCCGACGGCGACCGCAAGGTGTCGACGCTCTACGACATGATTCATCCGAATGCGAATGAGACGCTGACGGTGCGCTCGCTGTTCGTGATCGACCCGAAGAAGAAGGTCCGGCTGATCATTACCTATCCTGCAAGCACCGGTAGAAATTTCAACGAAATCTTGCGCGTCATTGATTCGCTGCAGCTCACCGACCACCACAGCGTGGCCACCCCCGGCAACTGGCAGGACGGCGACGACGTGGTCATCGTGCCGTCGCTGAAGGACGAGGAGGTGATCCGCCAGAAATTCCCGAAGGGGTACAAGGCGGTGCGTCCGTACCTGCGCCTGACGCCGCAGCCCAACAAGTAA